One genomic segment of Ignavibacteriota bacterium includes these proteins:
- a CDS encoding Gfo/Idh/MocA family oxidoreductase, with the protein MDKKDLTSNDSKNGISRRSFIGRTALATAAFTIIPRHVLGGKGYIAPSDKLNIACIGIGGKGVEDSEAMQNENVVALCDVDDVRGAETRLKYPNAKFYKDFRVLLEKEKNIDAITVSTPDHTHAIIAYTAITLGKHVYVQKPLTHTVYEARKLAQAAKEYNIVSQMGNQGHASDGARLINEWIADGAIGDVHEVHTWTNRPIWPQGIKKPEEIPSLPNYLDWNLWLGPAPYREYHPAYHPFSWRGWWDFGTGALGDMGAHILDQPFWALNLDFPDTIQATSSEFNEETFPVSSIVTWTFPEKDGRAPVKIVWYDGGLMPPRPEDLEPGRKLGVCIYYGSDGKLMHDSYGESPRLIPETAMKNFDMPKKTLLRSPGIYEEWIQAIKNGTKSTTDFEYSAKLTETMLLGNVAIKLKEKNTILEYDGKKGQFTNMDEANELLTKKYPQGWEM; encoded by the coding sequence ATGGATAAGAAAGACTTAACAAGTAATGATTCAAAAAATGGAATTTCAAGGCGAAGTTTTATTGGAAGAACCGCTCTCGCAACTGCTGCATTTACAATTATACCTCGCCATGTCTTAGGTGGAAAAGGCTATATTGCACCAAGTGATAAATTAAATATTGCATGCATAGGAATTGGCGGAAAAGGTGTTGAAGATTCAGAAGCAATGCAAAATGAAAACGTTGTTGCTCTTTGTGATGTTGATGATGTAAGAGGAGCCGAAACAAGACTTAAATATCCAAACGCAAAATTTTACAAAGATTTCAGAGTTCTTTTAGAAAAAGAAAAAAATATTGATGCAATTACTGTTAGTACCCCAGATCATACACATGCTATAATAGCATATACTGCAATAACACTTGGTAAACACGTCTATGTTCAAAAACCATTAACACATACAGTTTATGAAGCAAGAAAACTTGCTCAAGCTGCAAAAGAATATAACATTGTTTCTCAAATGGGAAATCAAGGACATGCTAGTGATGGTGCACGATTAATAAATGAATGGATTGCAGACGGTGCAATCGGTGATGTTCACGAAGTTCATACTTGGACAAACAGACCAATTTGGCCGCAAGGAATAAAAAAACCTGAAGAAATTCCATCATTACCAAATTATTTAGATTGGAATTTATGGCTTGGACCTGCACCATATAGAGAATATCATCCAGCTTATCATCCATTTAGCTGGAGAGGCTGGTGGGATTTTGGAACCGGTGCACTTGGTGATATGGGTGCTCATATTTTAGATCAACCATTTTGGGCTTTAAATCTTGATTTTCCCGACACAATTCAAGCTACATCATCCGAATTTAATGAAGAAACCTTCCCCGTTTCCTCAATTGTAACTTGGACATTCCCGGAAAAAGATGGAAGAGCTCCGGTTAAAATAGTTTGGTATGATGGCGGGCTTATGCCTCCTAGACCAGAAGATTTGGAACCCGGAAGAAAACTTGGAGTTTGCATTTACTATGGATCTGATGGAAAACTTATGCATGATAGTTATGGAGAAAGTCCACGTTTAATCCCCGAAACAGCAATGAAGAATTTTGATATGCCAAAGAAGACTTTATTAAGATCCCCAGGCATTTATGAAGAATGGATTCAAGCAATTAAAAATGGTACAAAAAGCACAACTGATTTTGAATATAGTGCAAAATTAACAGAAACAATGTTACTTGGAAATGTTGCTATTAAATTGAAAGAAAAAAATACAATTTTGGAATATGATGGTAAAAAAGGTCAGTTTACAAACATGGATGAAGCAAATGAATTGCTGACAAAAAAATATCCCCAAGGTTGGGAAATGTAA
- a CDS encoding Gfo/Idh/MocA family oxidoreductase, which produces MDQNNSGFSRRDFLKTSATVGIGLFVAPYIKTSGQKSSSNDINVALLGAGAEGQVLMDACLKIPNIRFKAVCDIWENYHLTRATRLLKKFGHDANGYIDYREMLAKEKDLDAVIVATPDFWHARHSIDSMEAGLHVYLEKEMANTLEGARQIVNAAKRTGKIVQVGHQRRSNPYYLHSYNNLIKDARLLGKITTVNGQWNRSVQPDNGWPQKFPIPNHILSKYGYNNMQEHRNWRWYKKLGGGPIVDLGSHQIDIYTWFLGVPPSSVMASGGTDYYEKSTHEWYDTVLATFKYNTPSGIVRAFYQTITTNSNQGYFETFMGDQGALTISESAGRVGVYKEANAPLWDQWVTKGLLDAPKEDAKKENTAAILDVRETAAPPKYSLPIQFNDPYHKPHLENFFNTIRGKDTLNCPVEVGYETAVAVLKVNEAIQAKREINFNPSEFKI; this is translated from the coding sequence ATGGATCAAAATAATTCTGGATTTTCTCGTAGAGATTTTCTTAAAACTTCAGCAACAGTTGGCATTGGATTGTTTGTTGCACCTTATATTAAAACTTCAGGTCAAAAATCATCAAGCAATGATATAAATGTTGCACTACTTGGTGCCGGAGCTGAAGGTCAAGTTTTAATGGATGCATGTCTAAAAATTCCAAATATTAGATTTAAAGCAGTCTGTGATATTTGGGAAAATTATCATTTAACTCGTGCAACAAGATTACTTAAAAAATTTGGTCATGATGCAAATGGTTATATTGATTATAGAGAAATGTTAGCAAAAGAAAAAGACTTGGATGCTGTAATTGTTGCAACTCCGGATTTTTGGCATGCTCGTCACTCTATTGATTCTATGGAAGCTGGATTACATGTATATTTAGAAAAAGAGATGGCAAATACTTTAGAAGGTGCACGTCAAATAGTTAATGCTGCCAAACGAACCGGAAAAATTGTTCAAGTCGGCCATCAAAGAAGAAGCAATCCGTATTATTTGCATTCATATAATAATTTGATAAAAGATGCCAGACTTCTTGGTAAAATTACAACCGTAAATGGTCAATGGAATAGATCTGTTCAGCCGGATAATGGCTGGCCGCAAAAATTTCCTATTCCAAACCATATTCTAAGTAAATACGGTTATAATAATATGCAAGAACATAGAAATTGGCGATGGTATAAAAAATTAGGCGGTGGACCAATTGTAGATTTAGGCTCACATCAAATTGATATTTACACTTGGTTTTTGGGTGTTCCTCCAAGTTCAGTAATGGCAAGCGGCGGAACTGATTATTATGAAAAAAGTACACATGAATGGTATGATACAGTATTAGCAACCTTTAAGTATAATACACCGAGCGGAATTGTAAGAGCTTTTTATCAAACAATTACTACAAATAGCAACCAAGGATATTTTGAAACTTTTATGGGTGATCAAGGAGCTTTAACAATTTCAGAATCTGCCGGAAGAGTTGGAGTTTATAAAGAAGCCAACGCTCCTCTTTGGGATCAATGGGTTACAAAAGGATTACTTGATGCACCAAAAGAAGATGCAAAAAAGGAAAATACTGCGGCAATTTTAGATGTTCGTGAAACTGCTGCGCCGCCAAAATATTCATTACCAATTCAATTTAATGATCCATATCATAAACCTCATTTGGAAAATTTCTTTAATACAATTAGAGGGAAAGATACTTTAAATTGTCCGGTTGAAGTTGGTTATGAAACTGCCGTTGCTGTTTTAAAAGTTAACGAAGCAATTCAAGCTAAACGTGAAATTAATTTTAATCCATCCGAATTTAAAATTTAG
- a CDS encoding TIGR03663 family protein, protein MIVIFFALFLRLFDLNNRPFHTDEAVHAIKFGELLETGKYIYDPIEYHGPTLNYFSLISAKIFDEKILSDTNEVTLRIVPAIISVILIILLISIKSEMNKFLILLIGILISISPIFVFYSRYYIQESMLVTFSYSAIITFYKYFKSKKTLWIILSAIFCSLIFTTKETSIIIYFSGFASFIILNFFNKKLKSKFRINKNHLILFLIIFIIVSILFYSSFFTNPNGILDSLKTFTNYFGKAGNNTEHIQPWYYYFSFLLFTKNDLVIFTEIPLFIFYLIGIYFLFSKKYFLQNYFFRFIFWFSLIQAIVYIIIPYKTPWLALNFWIGFLFISSFGIYSSYLIISKKNQKTLIVSFIFLIVSHNIFQTYLTNFKFPYQLGNPFTYSQPTPDVISASENIIKVAESDSTNINIFVNVISKNNDYWPLPWYLRKIKNIAWNENVPNDIHHFEIIITTPDFEEEIINKLYSLPEPGKINLYVPLFNDYTTIRPNVEIIGIVRNSLHEKYLRTLNNHTK, encoded by the coding sequence GTGATCGTCATTTTTTTTGCCCTCTTTTTAAGATTATTTGATTTAAATAATCGTCCGTTCCATACAGATGAAGCCGTCCACGCAATAAAATTCGGTGAATTACTTGAAACCGGAAAATATATTTATGATCCAATAGAATATCATGGTCCAACTTTAAATTACTTTTCCTTAATTTCTGCAAAAATTTTCGATGAAAAAATATTATCCGATACAAATGAAGTTACATTAAGAATTGTTCCGGCTATAATTTCAGTAATATTAATTATTCTGTTAATTTCTATTAAATCAGAAATGAATAAATTTTTGATTTTGCTTATTGGAATTTTAATTTCTATTTCACCAATATTTGTTTTTTACAGCAGATATTATATTCAAGAATCTATGTTGGTTACTTTCTCTTATTCAGCAATTATAACATTCTATAAATATTTTAAATCAAAAAAAACATTGTGGATAATTTTATCTGCAATATTTTGCTCACTAATTTTTACGACAAAAGAAACGAGCATAATAATTTATTTTTCCGGATTTGCATCGTTCATAATTCTTAATTTTTTTAACAAAAAATTAAAATCGAAATTTAGAATTAACAAAAATCATCTAATATTATTTTTAATAATTTTCATAATTGTTTCAATTTTATTTTATTCATCATTTTTTACAAATCCAAATGGAATTCTTGACTCATTAAAAACTTTTACAAATTATTTTGGCAAAGCTGGTAATAATACGGAGCATATCCAACCTTGGTATTATTATTTTAGTTTTTTACTTTTCACAAAAAATGATTTAGTAATTTTTACAGAAATTCCATTATTCATTTTTTATTTGATAGGAATTTATTTTTTATTTTCTAAAAAATATTTTTTGCAAAATTACTTTTTCAGATTCATATTTTGGTTTAGCTTAATTCAAGCAATCGTTTACATTATTATACCTTATAAAACTCCTTGGCTTGCATTAAATTTTTGGATTGGATTTTTGTTTATTTCTTCATTTGGAATTTATTCGTCATATTTAATTATATCAAAGAAAAATCAAAAAACTCTTATTGTATCTTTTATTTTTTTAATTGTATCTCATAATATTTTTCAGACATATTTAACAAATTTCAAATTCCCATATCAACTGGGAAATCCTTTTACATATTCGCAGCCAACTCCGGATGTAATTTCTGCTTCGGAAAATATTATTAAAGTTGCAGAAAGTGATTCGACAAATATAAATATCTTTGTAAATGTAATTTCTAAAAACAATGATTATTGGCCTTTACCTTGGTATTTGCGAAAAATTAAAAATATTGCTTGGAATGAAAATGTACCTAACGATATTCATCATTTTGAAATAATTATTACTACTCCAGATTTTGAAGAAGAAATAATAAATAAATTATATTCTCTTCCCGAGCCTGGAAAAATAAATTTGTATGTTCCCCTTTTTAATGATTACACAACAATAAGACCAAATGTTGAGATTATTGGTATAGTAAGAAATAGTTTACATGAAAAATATTTACGAACTTTAAATAATCATACAAAGTAA